One Setaria viridis chromosome 5, Setaria_viridis_v4.0, whole genome shotgun sequence genomic region harbors:
- the LOC117858068 gene encoding transcription factor PCL1 produces the protein MLSPRGGRPHDATARAPSSSSSPPRQHAGMGAGAGGASGRVLEWEAGLPAASELTPVSHPLITPALAAAFRINIAGGAFAAASPFDDSPLAHDSPTSHLSLSCDEEDDDDEDEEGETEDAAASGSGACRGGRAGKKARMVWTPELHHRFVEAVAHLGDKGAVPKAIVRLMNVEGLTRENVASHLQKYRIYLKRTRNPAAPQPAPHFPTAYGSPFNLQPPSDPSSRSGYCAFPSRDSEKL, from the coding sequence ATGTTAtccccgcgcggcggccggccccaCGACGCCACGGCACGCGCCCCCTCGTCCTCATCCTCGCCGCCACGCCAGCACGCGGGcatgggcgccggcgccggcggggcgtcCGGCCGCGTGCTCGAATGGGAGGCCGGCCTCCCCGCGGCCTCCGAGCTGACGCCGGTCTCGCACCCGCTCATCACcccggcgctcgccgccgcgttccggaTCAACATCGCGGGcggcgccttcgccgccgcctcccccttcGACGACTCGCCCCTCGCGCACGACTCCCCCACCTCCCACCTGTCCTTAAGctgcgacgaggaggacgacgacgacgaggatgaggagggggagaccgaggacgccgccgcctccgggagCGGCGCGTGCCGGGGCGGGAGGGCCGGGAAGAAGGCGAGGATGGTGTGGACGCCCGAGCTGCACCACCGCTTCGTCGAGGCGGTGGCGCACCTCGGCGACAAGGGCGCCGTGCCCAAGGCCATAGTGCGCCTCATGAACGTCGAGGGCCTCACCCGCGAGAACGTCGCCAGCCACCTCCAGAAGTACCGCATCTACCTCAAGCGCACGCGCAaccccgccgcgccgcagccGGCTCCGCACTTCCCGACGGCGTACGGTTCCCCCTTCAACCTCCAGCCGCCTTCTGATCCCTCCAGCCGGAGTGGTTACTGCGCGTTCCCCTCCCGCGACAGCGAGAAGCTCTAA
- the LOC117858067 gene encoding pumilio homolog 2, which yields MMSASAVAMRAEMGGGGGEGELEDELDALLSSGAGGQRRRPVDAGERERERELSMFRSGSAPPTIEGSLNAISGLLRGDAEAAVTAAPIPVAEALNGHGGLLSEEELRADPAYLSYYYSHGNLNPRLPPPVLSKEDWRSTQRLKAGVVGGIGDRRKVGQEDAVQGTGTAVGRSLFPQHPGSEQEEEARVDGGGAAEWVDGGGDGLIGLSLGRQRSFADILQDNIGRRTPTSEHPSRAASRNSFLDNQEPVDSAENQYSVHTDILEGHHPVGNVQNVGGRHSLNASTSQTFASILGSSVSRNATPDPHYVARVPSPGLPPVGVRITSNEKKLNCSSSPFNTVSSKAVGADDILSALSSMNLSKGGTLNGNNNISRSNFQRGTSDQQKFSLDSQAGAAQVNNKQHPVMLGTDDEYLGMPSMSQPSNTSFADVNNSMAGLAELRNSTNTRSDGHLEMQRSSTLSARSYQKSPSSSNESPGGSPAQHQNFDGINSAFLNYGLSGYPLSPGLPSMIPPLFESAAAASAIASLGADSRNLGNNILASPTLSLTDVHNLGRGGNQAPTGLQSPLSDPFYVQYLKATQYAAQGTGSYGDPSLERGYMGNSYGNLTAVQKAYIEALLQQQKQYEMPLLGKSNASNHGYYGNLPFGMGMAYPGSPLGSPVASPSGPGSPLRLGERNLRFPSNLRNLGGWTSDPSGYMNENFPSSLLDEFKSNKARSFELAEIAGHVVEFSADQYGSRFIQQKLETATVEEKNMVFEEIMPHALSLMTDVFGNYVVQKFFEHGSAEQRRELADKLFGHVLALSLQMYGCRVIQKAIEVVDLDQKTKMVTELDGHIMKCVRDQNGNHVIQKCIERVPEDSIQFVISTFYGHVVPLSTHPYGCRVIQRVLEHCADPKTQQIVMDEILQSVCMLAQDQYGNYVVQHVLEHGKPHERSIIIEKLAGQIIQMSQQKFASNVVEKCLTFGGPTEREVLINEMLGTTDENEPLQAMMKDQFGNYVVQKVLETCDDQQRELILSRVKVHLNALKKYTYGKHIVARVEKLVAAGERRIGLQSQNPS from the exons ATGATGAGCGCCAGCGCCGTGGCGATGCGTGCggagatgggcggcggcggtggggagggaGAGCTGGAGGACGAGCTTGACGCGCTGCTTAGTTCCGGCGCCGGTGGTCAGCGGCGGCGCCCGGTAGACGCGGGCGAaagggagcgggagcgggaacTCAGCATGTTCAGGAGCGGGTCGGCGCCGCCGACCATAGAGGGTTCCCTGAACGCCATCAGCGGCCTGCTCCGCGGCGACGCGGAGGCTGCGGTGACGGCTGCCCCGATTCCTGTTGCTGAGGCGTTGAATGGGCATGGTGGCCTCCTCtcggaggaggagctccgaGCCGACCCAGCCTACCTGTCGTACTACTACTCTCACGGAAATCTGAACCCGCGGCTGCCGCCTCCGGTGCTGTCCAAGGAGGATTGGCGGTCAACCCAGCGCCTGAAAGCTGGGGTGGTTGGGGGGATTGGGGACAGGAGGAAGGTGGGGCAAGAGGACGCGGTACAGGGGACGGGGACTGCAGTGGGTAGGTCTCTATTTCCGCAGCATCCTGGTTctgagcaggaggaggaagccagggttgatggtggtggtgctgctgagTGGGTGGATGGTGGAGGGGATGGGCTCATTGGTTTATCGCTCGGGCGGCAGCGTAGCTTCGCGGATATCCTGCAG GACAATATTGGGCGCAGAACACCTACTTCAGAGCATCCCTCCCGTGCGGCCAGTCGCAATTCTTTTCTTGACAATCAAGAACCAGTGGATTCTGCTGAGAACCAATATTCTGTGCATACTGATATTTTGGAAGGTCATCATCCTGTTGGGAATGTGCAAAATGTCGGTGGTCGTCACAGTCTTAATGCATCCACATCTCAGACGTTTGCATCTATTCTGGGTTCATCTGTTTCCAGAAATGCTACACCAGATCCTCATTATGTTGCAAGGGTTCCTAGTCCTGGCCTTCCACCTGTTGGTGTTAGGATTACTTCCAATGAGAAGAAACTGAATTGCTCCTCTTCGCCATTCAACACTGTATCCTCAAAAGCAGTTGGGGCTGATGATATTTTATCTGCATTGTCAAGCATGAACTTATCAAAAGGTGGTACCTTGAATGGTAATAACAACATCAGTCGATCAAACTTTCAGAGAGGGACAAGTGATCAGCAGAAATTTTCTCTTGACTCACAAGCTGGAGCTGCCCAAGTCAATAATAAGCAGCATCCTGTGATGTTAGGAACTGATGATGAATATTTGGGTATGCCATCGATGTCACAACCATCTAATACTTCTTTTGCTGACGTTAACAACAGCATGGCTGGTTTAGCAGAGTTAAGAAATAGTACCAACACAAGATCAGATGGACATTTGGAAATGCAAAGATCTTCTACTTTATCTGCTCGTTCATATCAGAAGTCCCCATCATCTTCTAATGAAAGCCCGGGTGGTTCTCCAGCTCAACATCAGAATTTTGATGGTATAAATTCAGCCTTTTTGAACTATGGGCTTAGTGGATATCCACTCAGCCCAGGTTTGCCTTCTATGATTCCCCCTTTGTTTGaaagtgctgctgctgcatctgctATAGCTTCACTTGGTGCAGATTCAAGAAACCTTGGAAACAATATTTTAGCTTCACCTACGTTGAGCCTAACAGATGTTCATAACCTTGGTCGAGGTGGTAATCAAGCTCCCACAGGTCTTCAGTCTCCTCTTTCTGACCCGTTTTATGTCCAGTACTTGAAGGCAACGCAGTATGCAGCACAGGGAACTGGCAGCTATGGTGATCCTTCCTTGGAAAGAGGTTACATGGGTAACTCATATGGTAATTTAACTGCAGTTCAAAAAGCTTATATTGAAGCTTTGCTTCAGCAGCAGAAGCAATATGAAATGCCACTTTTAGGTAAATCAAACGCTTCAAATCATGGGTACTATGGCAATTTACCTTTTGGCATGGGCATGGCATACCCAGGAAGCCCATTGGGCAGTCCAGTTGCTTCTCCATCTGGTCCTGGCAGTCCACTAAGGCTTGGTGAGCGGAATCTGAGATTTCCTTCTAACTTAAGAAACTTGGGTGGATGGACCTCTGATCCAAGTGGCTACATGAATGAGAACTTTCCATCCTCACTTTTGGATGAGTTTAAAAGTAACAAGGCGAGAAGTTTTGAGCTTGCTGAGATCGCTGGGCATGTGGTTGAGTTTAG TGCTGACCAATATGGAAGCCGTTTCATACAGCAAAAACTCGAAACCGCAACAGTCGAGGAAAAGAACATGGTCTTCGAGGAGATCATGCCTCATGCACTATCATTGATGACTGATGTATTTGGAAATTATGTGGTACAGAAG TTTTTTGAGCATGGAAGCGCAGAACAACGGAGGGAGTTGGCTGATAAACTGTTTGGCCATGTATTAGCTCTCAGTCTTCAGATGTATGGATGCCGAGTTATCCAAAAG GCAATAGAGGTGGTTGATCTGGACCAGAAAACAAAGATGGTTACCGAGCTTGATGGTCATATCATGAAATGTGTACGTGATCAAAATGGAAACCATGTCATCCAGAAATGTATTGAACGTGTCCCAGAAGATTCTATTCAGTTTGTAATATCAACATTCTATGGTCATGTTGTTCCATTATCCACCCACCCTTACGGCTGCAGAGTCATTCAG AGAGTACTTGAACACTGTGCTGATCCAAAAACACAGCAAATAGTCATGGATGAGATATTGCAATCTGTATGCATGTTGGCACAGGATCAATACGGAAACTATGTTGTCCAG CATGTTTTGGAGCACGGGAAGCCTCACGAAAGATCCATCATTATTGAAAAATTAGCTGGACAGATCATTCAGATGAGCCAACAGAAATTTGCCTCGAATGTTGTTGAGAAGTGTCTGACATTTGGCGGACCTACAGAGCGAGAAGTTCTCATAAATGAAATGCTTGGAACCACTGATGAGAATGAGCCTCTACAG GCCATGATGAAGGATCAGTTTGGTAACTATGTTGTACAGAAGGTACTTGAGACTTGTGATGATCAGCAACGTGAGTTGATCCTGTCACGGGTAAAGGTCCACTTAAATGCTCTGAAGAAATATACATATGGGAAGCACATAGTTGCTCGTGTAGAGAAACTTGTTGCTGCTGGTG AGAGGAGGATTGGACTTCAATCACAAAATCCTTCTTGA
- the LOC117854611 gene encoding aspartic proteinase PCS1 codes for MPPPLLVCLLLLLLAAARPWPVAAGAPKTAAKPRVFPLRARQVPAWALPRPPSKLRFHHNVSLTVSLAVGTPPQNVTMVLDTGSELSWLLCAPGRQGNASTAARGASFRPRASGTFAAVPCGSPQCSSRDLPAPPSCDGASRRCSVSLSYADGSSSDGALATDVFAVGDAPPLRSAFGCMSSAYDSSPDGVATAGLLGMNRGTLSFVSQASTRRFSYCISDRDDAGVLLLGHSDLPFLPLNYTPLYQPTLPLPYFDRVAYSVQLLGIRVGGKPLPIPASVLAPDHTGAGQTMVDSGTQFTFLLGDAYSALKAEFLKQTKPILPALDDPNFAFQEAFDTCFRVPAGRPPPSARLPAVSLLFKGAEMSVAGDRLLYKVPGERRGGDGVWCLTFGNADMVPLTAYVIGHHHQMNLWVEYDLERGRVGLAPVKCDVASERLGLML; via the coding sequence ATGCCGCCCCCGCTGCTCGtctgtctcctcctcctcctgctcgccgccgcgagGCCGTGGCCCGTCGCGGCTGGGGCGCCGAAGACCGCGGCGAAGCCCCGCGTGTTCCCGCTGCGGGCGCGTCAGGTGCCGGCCTGggcgctgccgcggccgccgagcaAGCTGCGGTTCCACCACAACGTCAGCCTCACCGTGTCGCTCGCCGTCGGCACGCCGCCGCAGAACGTCACCATGGTGCTCGACACCGGCAGCGAGCTCTCCTGGCTGCTCTGCGCGCCGGGACGCCAGGGGAACGCGAGCACCGCCGCCAGGGGCGCGTCGTTCCGCCCGAGGGCGTCGGGCACCTTCGCCGCCGTGCCCTGCGGCTCCCCGCAGTGCAGCTCCCGTGacctgccggcgccgccgtcctgcgACGGGGCTTCGCGCCGGTGCAGCGTGTCGCTGTCCTACGCGGACGGGTCCTCCTCCGACGGCGCGCTCGCCACCGACGTCTTCGCCGtcggcgacgcgccgccgctgcggtcCGCGTTCGGCTGCATGTCCTCCGCGTACGACTCGTCCCCGGACGGCGTCGCCACTGCTGGGCTGCTGGGCATGAACAGGGGCACGCTCTCCTTCGTGTCGCAGGCCAGCACGCGCCGCTTCTCGTACTGCATCTCCGAccgcgacgacgccggcgtgcTGCTCCTCGGCCACAGCGACCTCCCCTTCCTGCCGCTCAACTACACGCCCCTGTACCAGCCCACTCTGCCACTCCCCTACTTCGACCGCGTGGCCTACTCGGTCCAACTCCTCGGCATCCGCGTCGGCGGCAAGCCGTTGCCAATCCCGGCGTCGGTGCTCGCGCCGGACCACACCGGCGCCGGGCAGACGATGGTGGATtccggcacgcagttcaccttCCTGCTCGGGGACGCCTACTCCGCCCTGAAAGCTGAGTTCTTGAAACAAACCAAGCCCATCCTCCCGGCGCTCGACGACCCCAACTTCGCGTTCCAAGAAGCGTTCGACACCTGCTTCCGCGTGCCCGCcgggcgcccgccgccgtcggcgaggcTCCCGGCCGTGTCCCTGCTGTTCAAGGGCGCGGAGATGTCGGTGGCGGGGGACAGGCTGCTGTACAAGGTccccggcgagcggcgcgggggcgaTGGCGTGTGGTGCCTCACGTTCGGGAACGCGGACATGGTGCCCCTGACGGCGTACGTGATCGGGCACCACCACCAGATGAACCTGTGGGTGGAGTACGACCTGGAGCGCGGCCGCGTCGGGCTCGCGCCCGTCAAGTGCGACGTAGCCAGCGAGCGGCTCGGCCTGATGCTGTGA